In Pseudomonas sp. DNDY-54, a genomic segment contains:
- a CDS encoding rhodanese-related sulfurtransferase, which yields MTQKIVVAALYKFVSLPDYVALREPLLETLNANGIKGTLLLAEEGINGTVSGSRAGIDALLAWFGTDARLADIDHKESYCDEQPFYRTKVKLKKEIVTLGVPGVDPNQRVGTYVDPKDWNALIGDPEVLLIDTRNDYEVAIGTFEGAVDPKTKSFREFPEYIKAHYDPAKHKKVAMFCTGGIRCEKASSFMLGEGFEEVYHLKGGILKYLEEVSQEETRWRGDCFVFDNRVTVRHDLTEGDFDQCHACRTPISLEDRQSEHYAPGISCPHCWDNLSEKTRHSARERQKQIELALKRNQPHPIGYNYRKQGA from the coding sequence ATGACCCAGAAAATCGTCGTCGCGGCGCTGTACAAGTTCGTCTCCTTGCCGGACTACGTCGCGTTGCGTGAGCCCCTGCTCGAAACCCTCAATGCCAACGGCATAAAAGGCACGCTGCTGCTGGCTGAAGAAGGCATCAATGGCACGGTATCCGGCAGCCGGGCCGGAATTGACGCGCTGCTCGCCTGGTTTGGCACCGATGCGCGCCTGGCCGACATCGATCACAAGGAATCCTACTGCGACGAGCAGCCGTTCTACCGCACCAAGGTCAAGCTGAAGAAGGAGATCGTCACGCTCGGTGTGCCCGGCGTCGATCCTAATCAGCGCGTCGGCACCTACGTCGATCCGAAAGATTGGAATGCGCTTATCGGAGACCCGGAAGTGCTGTTGATCGACACACGCAATGACTACGAAGTGGCCATCGGTACCTTTGAAGGCGCAGTCGATCCGAAGACGAAATCCTTCCGCGAGTTTCCCGAGTACATCAAAGCTCACTATGACCCGGCCAAGCACAAGAAAGTCGCGATGTTCTGCACCGGTGGTATCCGTTGCGAGAAGGCGTCCAGTTTCATGCTCGGCGAAGGCTTTGAAGAGGTGTATCACCTCAAGGGCGGCATCCTCAAATACCTGGAAGAGGTCTCGCAGGAAGAAACACGCTGGCGCGGCGACTGCTTCGTTTTCGACAACCGTGTGACGGTGCGGCATGACCTCACCGAAGGCGACTTCGACCAGTGCCACGCGTGTCGCACGCCGATCTCGCTGGAGGACCGCCAATCGGAGCACTACGCTCCAGGCATCAGCTGCCCACATTGCTGGGATAACCTCAGCGAGAAAACGCGTCACAGTGCGCGCGAGCGGCAGAAGCAGATTGAACTCGCACTCAAGCGCAACCAGCCGCACCCCATTGGCTACAACTACCGCAAGCAGGGCGCATAG
- a CDS encoding DsbA family protein gives MSTRLIYVMDPMCSWCWGFAPVVQALSEQAQARGVGTDLVVGGLRQERIAMDQAARERTASYWHAVHEASGQPFNFAAGLPEGLVYDTEPACRSLVAARGLDTTVAWKLAALIQRAFYVEGRDVTLPSVLVELAEAAGLQPKAFADRFDSQAVRDTTAADFEWARNLGIAGFPTLMAEHDGQLALLTNGYQPLDVLSPLLDRWLDHNVDA, from the coding sequence ATGAGCACCCGACTGATCTACGTGATGGACCCGATGTGCTCATGGTGCTGGGGCTTTGCCCCGGTCGTGCAGGCATTGAGCGAGCAGGCGCAGGCGCGCGGGGTGGGTACAGATCTGGTGGTCGGGGGTTTGCGTCAGGAGCGAATCGCGATGGATCAGGCCGCTCGCGAGCGCACGGCTTCGTACTGGCATGCGGTGCACGAAGCAAGCGGGCAACCCTTCAACTTCGCCGCCGGTCTGCCCGAGGGGTTGGTCTATGACACGGAGCCCGCCTGCCGGTCACTGGTCGCGGCGCGCGGTCTGGACACGACGGTTGCCTGGAAACTCGCAGCGCTTATTCAGCGGGCGTTTTACGTCGAAGGGCGTGACGTCACGCTGCCGTCCGTACTCGTTGAGCTGGCAGAGGCGGCGGGCCTTCAGCCGAAGGCGTTCGCCGACCGTTTCGATTCTCAGGCCGTACGTGACACCACCGCTGCGGATTTTGAGTGGGCCCGCAATCTGGGCATCGCGGGCTTTCCCACTCTGATGGCCGAGCACGACGGGCAGCTCGCTCTGTTAACCAACGGCTATCAGCCACTCGACGTGCTCTCGCCGCTGCTGGACCGCTGGTTGGATCACAATGTCGATGCCTGA
- a CDS encoding ABC transporter ATP-binding protein: protein MPDQLSWAEIRRLALHHRKALILANLVAVLATLCSVPIPLLLPLLVDEVLLGQGDTALQVMDRFLPVGWQTAIGYIGLMLCVTLLLRASALVFNVLQARLFARLSKDLVYRIRVRLIERLKRIALSEYESLGGGTVAAHLVTDLETIDKFIGETLSRLLVALLSIAGTAAILLWMHWQLALLILLFNPLVIYATVQLGKRVKHLKKLENDSTSLFTQALTETLDAIQEVRAGNRQGFFLGRLGLRAREVRDYAVASQWKTDASNRASGLLFQFGIDIFRAAAMLTVLFSDLSIGQMLAVFSYLWFMIGPVEQLLNLQYAFYAAGGALTRINQLLARADEPQYAGGEDPFLGRDTVDIEVQGLCFSYQDEPVLEGLDLSIAAGEKVAIVGASGGGKSTLVQLLLGLYQPQAGHIRFAGVAVQDIGLATVRDNVAVVLQHPALFNDTVRANLLMGRERDDQACWHALEIAQLADTIRQLPAGLDSIVGRSGVRLSGGQRQRLAVARMVLAEPKVVILDEATSALDAATEYALHQGLNRFLQGRTTLIIAHRLSAVKQADRVLVFDGGRIAEQGDHQQLIADGGLYAKLYGHLQQH, encoded by the coding sequence ATGCCTGACCAGCTCAGTTGGGCCGAGATTCGTCGCCTGGCGCTGCATCATCGTAAAGCGCTGATTCTGGCGAATCTTGTGGCGGTGCTGGCGACGCTTTGCAGCGTACCGATCCCCTTGTTGTTGCCGCTTCTCGTCGATGAAGTGTTGCTGGGGCAAGGCGATACGGCGTTGCAGGTGATGGACAGGTTTTTGCCGGTGGGCTGGCAGACGGCGATCGGCTATATCGGGTTGATGCTGTGCGTCACGTTGCTGTTGCGGGCCTCCGCGTTGGTGTTCAACGTCTTGCAGGCGCGGCTTTTCGCCCGGCTGTCCAAGGATCTGGTTTACCGCATCCGTGTGCGTCTCATCGAACGCCTCAAGCGTATTGCCTTGAGCGAGTACGAAAGCCTCGGCGGCGGCACGGTTGCCGCGCATCTGGTCACTGATCTGGAGACCATCGACAAATTCATCGGCGAGACCCTCAGCCGGCTGCTGGTGGCGCTGCTATCCATTGCCGGCACGGCGGCAATCCTGCTCTGGATGCATTGGCAGCTTGCGCTGCTGATCCTGCTGTTCAACCCGCTGGTGATTTACGCCACGGTGCAGTTGGGCAAACGCGTCAAGCACCTGAAGAAACTGGAGAACGACAGCACCTCGCTATTCACCCAGGCGCTCACAGAAACCCTGGATGCCATTCAGGAAGTACGTGCCGGCAACCGACAAGGTTTCTTCCTTGGTCGCCTTGGTCTGCGTGCCCGCGAAGTGCGGGATTACGCCGTGGCGTCGCAATGGAAGACCGATGCATCCAATCGTGCCAGTGGTCTGCTGTTTCAGTTTGGCATCGACATCTTCCGTGCCGCAGCAATGCTTACCGTGCTGTTCTCCGACCTGTCCATCGGGCAGATGCTCGCGGTGTTCAGCTATCTGTGGTTCATGATCGGCCCGGTTGAGCAGTTGCTGAATCTGCAGTACGCGTTCTACGCGGCAGGCGGTGCGCTAACGCGGATCAACCAGTTGCTGGCACGCGCCGACGAGCCGCAGTACGCCGGTGGTGAGGACCCTTTTTTGGGCCGCGATACGGTCGACATTGAGGTTCAGGGGCTGTGCTTTTCCTATCAGGATGAGCCGGTGCTGGAAGGTCTGGATCTGTCCATCGCGGCGGGTGAGAAGGTCGCCATCGTCGGTGCCAGCGGCGGTGGTAAAAGCACGCTCGTACAGCTGTTGCTGGGGCTGTATCAACCCCAAGCCGGGCATATCCGGTTCGCCGGGGTCGCGGTGCAGGACATCGGCCTGGCGACGGTTCGCGATAACGTTGCGGTCGTGCTGCAGCATCCGGCGTTGTTCAACGATACGGTGCGCGCCAACCTGCTGATGGGCCGAGAGCGAGATGACCAGGCGTGCTGGCATGCCCTGGAAATTGCGCAGTTGGCGGACACGATTCGGCAGCTTCCTGCCGGGTTGGACAGCATTGTTGGGCGATCGGGCGTGCGCTTATCCGGTGGCCAGCGACAGCGGCTGGCTGTGGCCCGGATGGTGCTGGCAGAGCCAAAAGTCGTGATTCTCGACGAGGCAACCTCGGCGCTGGATGCGGCCACCGAGTACGCGCTGCATCAAGGGCTCAATCGTTTCCTGCAGGGTCGGACAACGCTGATCATCGCGCACCGCCTGTCGGCCGTTAAGCAGGCTGACCGGGTGCTGGTGTTCGATGGTGGACGCATTGCAGAACAGGGCGATCACCAACAGCTGATTGCGGACGGCGGGCTCTACGCCAAGCTTTACGGCCATTTGCAGCAACATTGA
- a CDS encoding methyl-accepting chemotaxis protein — MAATVQEVAHNAEQASLAARQADQQARQGDLVVQEAIGQIGSLSGEVEQSAHAIEELNTESGRIGSVLEVIRAVAEQTNLLALNAAIEAARAGEQGRGFAVVADEVRALARRTHDSTEEIEGLIGNLQRVAQKAVEQMQTSRDLTQRTVDLASEAGIALGRITESVSTIEQMNQQIAASAEEQSAVAENISESVTRVRDIGEQSASGSEQTASASAELARLGVELQGLVARFRT; from the coding sequence ATGGCGGCGACAGTGCAGGAAGTGGCGCACAACGCGGAGCAGGCGTCGCTGGCAGCGCGTCAGGCGGACCAGCAAGCCCGTCAAGGCGACCTGGTAGTCCAGGAGGCCATCGGCCAGATCGGCAGCCTGTCTGGCGAAGTCGAGCAGTCGGCTCACGCCATCGAAGAGCTGAACACCGAAAGCGGCCGCATCGGTAGCGTGCTCGAGGTGATTCGCGCGGTTGCCGAGCAAACCAATCTGTTGGCCCTGAATGCTGCGATCGAAGCCGCTCGCGCCGGCGAACAGGGCCGCGGCTTCGCCGTGGTGGCTGATGAGGTCCGCGCATTGGCGCGCCGTACCCATGACTCCACTGAAGAGATCGAAGGCCTGATCGGTAACTTGCAGCGCGTCGCTCAGAAAGCGGTTGAGCAGATGCAGACCAGCCGCGATCTGACTCAGCGCACGGTCGACCTGGCCAGTGAAGCCGGCATTGCGCTCGGCCGTATCACAGAGTCGGTCTCGACCATCGAGCAGATGAACCAGCAAATTGCGGCGTCGGCCGAAGAGCAAAGCGCGGTAGCGGAAAATATTTCCGAGAGCGTGACCCGGGTACGCGATATCGGCGAACAGAGCGCCAGCGGCAGCGAGCAAACCGCCAGCGCCAGTGCCGAACTGGCGCGTCTGGGCGTTGAGTTGCAGGGGCTGGTGGCTCGTTTCCGCACCTGA
- a CDS encoding APC family permease, translating into MKASAFSNGESRLRRAISGPALFLFILGDVLGAGVYALVGKIAGEAGGAVWVPLLVALGFAMLTAASYAELVTKYPKAGGAAVFTERAFGKPLLSFLVGFCMLAAGVTSAAGLSLAFGGDYLGAFIDTPAVPTALVFLAIVALLNARGIRESLGANAVMTVIEVSGLLFVVVLAARFLLSGQGEPSRVLEFAPDVSPAIAVLGAALIAFYSFVGFEVSANVAEEVKDVRRNYPRALFGALLVAGLVYVGVGVAATAVLPPAMLVDSSAPLLDVVRATGYAVPDWLFAAVALVAVANGALLTMIMSSRLAYGMADEGLMPSILTRVLPERRTPWLAIVVTTLLAMILTVTGTLTALAETVVLLLLFVFMSTNVAVLVLRKDNVDEPHFRTPTILPVLAILSCLLLLSQQSAGTWVRAGLLMALGALLYGLGRWQKSRSR; encoded by the coding sequence ATGAAAGCGAGCGCATTCTCGAACGGGGAGTCTCGCTTACGACGAGCCATCAGCGGCCCCGCACTTTTCCTGTTTATCCTCGGTGACGTGCTGGGCGCTGGCGTCTATGCACTGGTCGGCAAGATTGCAGGCGAGGCGGGCGGGGCGGTCTGGGTGCCTTTGCTGGTCGCGTTGGGCTTTGCGATGCTGACCGCGGCGTCCTACGCCGAGCTGGTCACGAAATATCCCAAGGCGGGCGGCGCAGCGGTGTTCACCGAGCGCGCATTCGGTAAACCCCTGCTGTCCTTTCTGGTGGGCTTTTGCATGTTGGCGGCGGGGGTGACCAGCGCGGCCGGCCTCTCGCTCGCGTTTGGCGGCGATTACCTGGGTGCCTTCATCGACACCCCGGCCGTGCCTACTGCTCTGGTATTCCTGGCTATCGTTGCGTTGCTTAACGCGCGCGGCATCAGGGAGTCGTTGGGTGCCAACGCGGTGATGACCGTCATCGAAGTGTCGGGCCTGCTGTTCGTGGTGGTGCTGGCGGCCCGCTTTCTCTTGAGCGGGCAAGGCGAGCCGTCGCGAGTGCTCGAATTTGCCCCGGACGTGTCGCCTGCCATTGCCGTGTTGGGTGCGGCATTGATCGCGTTCTACTCGTTTGTCGGCTTCGAGGTTTCGGCGAACGTGGCCGAAGAGGTCAAGGACGTTCGGCGCAACTATCCTCGGGCGTTATTCGGTGCGTTACTTGTGGCAGGTTTGGTTTATGTGGGCGTTGGGGTCGCCGCAACAGCCGTGCTTCCCCCGGCGATGTTGGTCGATTCATCAGCCCCCTTGCTGGATGTGGTCCGCGCCACTGGTTATGCCGTACCGGACTGGCTCTTCGCGGCTGTGGCGCTGGTGGCTGTCGCGAATGGCGCCCTGCTAACGATGATCATGTCCAGCCGCCTGGCCTATGGCATGGCCGATGAAGGGTTGATGCCATCCATACTGACGCGCGTGTTGCCGGAGCGCCGCACCCCCTGGCTGGCAATCGTGGTCACCACCTTGCTGGCCATGATTCTCACTGTGACGGGCACGCTCACAGCGCTCGCGGAAACGGTGGTCTTGCTGCTGTTGTTCGTGTTCATGAGTACCAACGTCGCGGTGTTGGTGCTGCGTAAGGACAACGTCGACGAGCCTCACTTTCGCACCCCGACGATCCTGCCGGTCCTGGCGATTCTGTCCTGCCTGTTGCTGCTATCCCAGCAAAGCGCCGGCACTTGGGTGCGTGCCGGCTTGTTGATGGCGCTCGGCGCCCTGCTTTACGGCCTCGGGCGCTGGCAGAAGTCGCGCAGCCGCTAA
- a CDS encoding metal-dependent hydrolase, with translation MDSITQALLGATVQASLLGRWQGRKALLYGAVLGTLPDLDVIIDYGDAVADMTYHRGFSHSLFVLSLLAIALTWLARRFRPDPNYTGTRLFLTIWLVLATHVLLDAFTSYGTQLFWPLTTPPVAWSSVFIIDPLYSVPLLVAVLAVAVSGSKGRSPRGPVLALVVTSLYLGFTLTGKQMAEQRVETAMADQGVQASRVFSTPTPFNSLLWRVIIIDGDDYYEALVSWFDDGPPDLVRIDRDERLAAALQSSPQHARLQWFTDGVMRYDEVDGQLLVTDLRLGMTGFHPFRFALAERNGDDWKLIPYVARLPAERGDISRLEMIWRRIWNQQPALPLAEWAAELNRR, from the coding sequence ATGGACTCGATAACACAAGCCCTTCTCGGCGCCACGGTACAAGCGTCGCTGCTTGGCCGATGGCAAGGTCGCAAGGCGCTGCTTTACGGAGCGGTACTGGGGACGCTACCGGACCTCGACGTGATCATCGACTATGGCGACGCGGTCGCTGACATGACCTACCACCGCGGATTCAGTCATTCACTGTTTGTGCTCAGCCTGCTGGCGATAGCGCTCACGTGGCTGGCTCGACGATTCAGACCGGACCCGAACTATACGGGTACGCGACTGTTCTTGACGATCTGGCTGGTGCTGGCGACCCATGTGTTGCTCGATGCGTTTACCAGCTACGGCACCCAGCTCTTCTGGCCCCTGACCACACCGCCGGTGGCGTGGTCGAGCGTGTTCATCATCGATCCGTTGTACAGCGTGCCTCTGCTGGTGGCAGTGCTGGCCGTGGCAGTATCGGGTTCGAAGGGACGCAGCCCTCGCGGTCCTGTGCTGGCATTGGTCGTGACGTCGCTCTATCTGGGCTTCACGCTAACCGGCAAGCAGATGGCTGAGCAGCGTGTGGAGACAGCGATGGCCGACCAAGGCGTGCAGGCGAGCCGGGTATTCAGCACGCCAACGCCATTCAACAGTCTGCTGTGGCGAGTCATCATCATCGACGGTGACGACTATTACGAAGCGCTGGTGAGCTGGTTCGACGACGGTCCGCCAGATTTGGTGCGTATAGACCGCGACGAACGGCTCGCCGCCGCACTCCAGTCATCGCCACAACATGCGCGCCTTCAGTGGTTCACTGACGGCGTGATGCGTTATGACGAGGTCGACGGTCAGCTGCTGGTGACGGATTTGCGCCTCGGCATGACCGGCTTTCACCCGTTCCGCTTCGCCCTCGCGGAACGCAACGGCGATGACTGGAAACTCATCCCCTATGTCGCACGGTTGCCGGCGGAACGCGGCGACATCAGCCGGCTGGAAATGATCTGGCGGCGGATATGGAACCAGCAACCCGCCCTGCCATTGGCCGAATGGGCCGCTGAACTGAACCGACGCTGA
- the arfB gene encoding alternative ribosome rescue aminoacyl-tRNA hydrolase ArfB: MLDISNSVQLPDSEIELTAIRAQGAGGQNVNKVSSALHLRFDINASSLPLFYKERLLALRDSRITSDGVIVIKAQQYRTQEQNRADALERLAELIRSVAKIEKARRPTRPTLGSKKRRLDGKNKRGAIKAGRGKVDF, from the coding sequence ATGCTCGACATATCCAACAGCGTTCAGCTACCAGACAGCGAAATCGAACTGACCGCGATCCGCGCGCAGGGGGCGGGCGGACAGAACGTCAACAAGGTATCCAGCGCGTTGCACCTGCGCTTCGATATCAATGCCTCGTCGCTGCCCCTGTTTTACAAGGAGCGTCTGCTGGCGTTGCGTGACAGCCGCATCACCAGCGACGGCGTGATCGTCATCAAGGCGCAGCAATATCGCACGCAAGAGCAAAACCGCGCGGACGCGCTGGAGCGACTGGCAGAGCTGATCCGCAGCGTGGCAAAAATCGAGAAGGCGCGCCGGCCGACCCGGCCGACGCTGGGCTCGAAAAAACGCCGCCTTGATGGCAAGAATAAACGCGGTGCAATCAAGGCCGGGCGAGGCAAAGTGGACTTCTAG
- a CDS encoding MFS transporter produces MTSLLAPIGSLLGGVAFLLLGHGLLNTLLTLRGIQEGYSTGLIGLLMSGYFAGFLVGTWLAPSLIRRIGHIRTFAFYAALASIAVLLHVLIVNPWVWLVLRVMYGVALVTLYMVIESWLNAQVSGEKRGQVFAIYMAVNLGSLAAAQQLLGLDSPMNFTLFALAAILICAALMPITLTRQAQPAQPDMPATDLLQLARIAPLPLMAAGISGLTLGGFWGLAPVYASQSGFDASGVGLLMSITILGGAVLQWPIGLFSDKHDRRLVLLWVVAIAAIIGGLITPLTAGPLLLGMMFIWGGLAFSIYSIAVAQMVDQLHPDEILSGSSGLLLANGFGAAFGPVVAGGLMSFFGPKALPVFFAVTLAFLAIYSFYRARRVFDLVTEPHGHFTPMLRTSHTVLELMPDTPEGETTETEATEPDPDDVVDETIVEPRTGTH; encoded by the coding sequence ATGACGTCGTTACTGGCCCCCATCGGTTCGCTGCTGGGTGGCGTTGCATTTCTTCTGCTCGGCCACGGACTGCTGAACACGCTGCTGACGCTGCGCGGCATCCAAGAGGGATACTCCACTGGCTTGATCGGCCTGCTGATGTCCGGCTACTTCGCCGGCTTCCTTGTCGGTACGTGGCTCGCCCCGTCACTGATTCGGCGAATCGGCCATATCCGTACTTTTGCGTTTTACGCTGCATTGGCTTCGATCGCGGTGCTGTTGCATGTGCTGATCGTCAACCCCTGGGTGTGGCTGGTGTTGCGCGTGATGTACGGCGTCGCCTTGGTCACGCTGTACATGGTCATCGAGAGCTGGCTTAACGCCCAGGTCAGTGGCGAGAAGCGCGGTCAGGTGTTCGCGATCTATATGGCGGTCAACCTCGGCTCACTGGCGGCCGCTCAGCAACTGCTTGGCCTCGATAGCCCGATGAATTTCACCTTGTTCGCGCTGGCGGCCATCCTGATCTGCGCCGCGCTGATGCCCATCACGCTGACCCGCCAGGCACAGCCCGCGCAGCCTGACATGCCGGCCACCGACCTCCTGCAGCTGGCTCGTATCGCTCCCCTGCCCTTGATGGCCGCAGGGATTTCAGGGTTGACCCTCGGCGGGTTCTGGGGATTGGCGCCGGTCTATGCCTCCCAGAGCGGCTTCGATGCGTCCGGCGTCGGCCTGCTGATGAGTATCACCATCCTGGGCGGCGCCGTCCTGCAATGGCCGATCGGGCTGTTTTCAGACAAGCATGACCGTCGTCTCGTGTTGCTCTGGGTGGTGGCGATCGCCGCCATCATTGGCGGCCTGATCACCCCGCTGACAGCCGGTCCGCTGCTGTTGGGGATGATGTTCATCTGGGGCGGTCTGGCTTTTTCGATCTACTCCATTGCCGTGGCGCAGATGGTCGACCAACTGCACCCCGATGAAATCTTGTCCGGCTCCAGCGGTTTGTTGCTCGCCAACGGTTTCGGCGCGGCCTTCGGACCTGTGGTTGCCGGTGGCCTGATGAGCTTTTTCGGGCCGAAGGCCTTGCCGGTATTCTTCGCCGTGACACTGGCGTTTCTCGCCATTTATTCCTTCTACCGCGCTCGCCGGGTGTTCGATCTGGTGACCGAGCCGCACGGCCACTTCACGCCAATGCTGCGTACCAGCCACACCGTGCTGGAGCTGATGCCAGACACCCCGGAAGGCGAGACCACGGAAACGGAAGCCACCGAACCGGACCCCGACGATGTAGTCGACGAAACCATCGTCGAACCCCGTACGGGTACGCACTAG
- a CDS encoding LysR family transcriptional regulator, whose protein sequence is MHFDLADLRLFIHIAESPSLTQGARRAHLSPAAASARIKALESQLDSRLLYRDSRGVELTPAGHKLLQHARLIMRQVDYLKSEFTEYGTDSAGHIRIFANTTAVTEFLPEVLAGFLAERPGVTVDLQERLSRDIVRGVLDGSTDMGIIAGPVRAEGLQVLHFSTDRLLLAVPIGHPLAGEQQLTLRQTLAYQHIGLHEGSTLLTFLRDQVEKLGSQLSLRIQVSSFEAVCRMIEAGVGIGIIPESAARRHSRTMQLALVALDEPWAVRERSILVRELDALPGSVRALIATLRPGQN, encoded by the coding sequence ATGCATTTCGATCTGGCCGACCTGCGTCTGTTCATTCATATCGCCGAATCGCCCAGCCTGACTCAGGGCGCACGCCGCGCCCACCTGTCGCCAGCGGCAGCCAGCGCTCGCATCAAGGCGCTCGAAAGCCAGCTGGACAGCCGCCTGCTGTATCGCGACAGCCGCGGCGTCGAGCTGACGCCGGCCGGCCACAAGTTGCTGCAGCACGCACGGCTGATCATGCGCCAGGTCGACTACCTGAAGAGCGAGTTCACCGAATACGGCACCGATTCGGCCGGACATATCCGTATCTTCGCCAACACCACCGCGGTGACCGAATTTCTGCCGGAAGTGCTGGCGGGCTTTCTCGCCGAGCGCCCCGGTGTAACCGTTGACCTGCAGGAAAGGCTGAGCCGCGACATCGTCCGTGGCGTGCTCGACGGCAGCACCGACATGGGCATCATCGCCGGGCCGGTGCGCGCCGAGGGACTGCAGGTCCTGCACTTCAGCACCGACCGCCTGTTGCTCGCCGTGCCGATCGGCCATCCGCTGGCAGGCGAGCAACAGCTCACGCTGCGCCAGACGCTGGCCTACCAGCACATCGGCCTGCATGAGGGCAGTACGCTGCTGACCTTTCTGCGCGATCAGGTAGAAAAGCTTGGCAGCCAGCTATCGCTGCGCATCCAGGTCTCGAGCTTCGAAGCGGTGTGCCGGATGATCGAGGCTGGCGTCGGCATCGGCATCATTCCTGAATCTGCGGCAAGGCGGCACAGCCGCACCATGCAGCTTGCGCTGGTGGCACTGGACGAACCCTGGGCGGTACGCGAGCGCAGCATTCTGGTGCGCGAACTGGACGCGCTGCCCGGTAGCGTGCGTGCACTGATCGCGACGCTTCGGCCGGGACAAAACTGA
- a CDS encoding MaoC family dehydratase N-terminal domain-containing protein encodes MTDISAWIGRREEVHDQLSRNLLMRIAATFGESTPAHGEALPPLWQWCFFQEPIAESGLGEDGHPARGGFLPPADNRNRMWAGGRVEFLRPLEAGGEARRVSTIKHIEEKQGRTGALLFVTVQHDYLQDGRLAIREEQDIVYREPSPPKTSSGEPMVAGGWREAVTPTPTLLFRYSAVTFNGHRIHYDWPYVTETEGYAGLVVHGPLIATLNLRAFCRANPDARLRRFAYRGLRPLIAPQPFEVGGRIVAPGKAELWAGDHNGLAQKAEVEFD; translated from the coding sequence ATGACCGATATCTCTGCCTGGATTGGCCGCCGCGAAGAAGTGCACGACCAGCTCAGCCGCAATCTGCTGATGCGCATCGCCGCGACCTTCGGTGAAAGCACTCCCGCCCATGGCGAGGCCTTGCCGCCGTTGTGGCAATGGTGCTTCTTTCAGGAGCCCATCGCCGAGAGCGGCCTGGGCGAAGACGGTCACCCGGCGCGCGGCGGCTTCCTGCCCCCGGCCGATAACCGCAACCGCATGTGGGCCGGAGGCCGGGTCGAGTTTCTTCGTCCGCTTGAGGCCGGTGGCGAGGCGCGCCGGGTATCCACCATCAAGCACATCGAAGAAAAACAAGGTCGCACCGGTGCGCTGCTGTTCGTCACTGTGCAGCACGACTACTTGCAGGACGGTCGTCTGGCCATCCGCGAAGAGCAGGACATCGTCTACCGTGAGCCCAGCCCGCCGAAAACCAGCAGCGGCGAACCCATGGTCGCCGGTGGCTGGCGCGAAGCGGTCACGCCGACGCCGACGCTGCTGTTCCGCTATTCCGCGGTCACCTTCAACGGCCATCGCATCCACTACGACTGGCCCTACGTCACCGAGACCGAGGGCTATGCCGGCCTGGTCGTTCACGGCCCGCTGATCGCCACGCTCAACCTGCGCGCCTTCTGCCGCGCCAATCCCGACGCCCGCCTGCGCCGCTTCGCCTACCGCGGCCTGCGCCCGCTGATCGCGCCGCAGCCGTTCGAGGTTGGCGGACGCATCGTCGCGCCAGGCAAGGCCGAACTCTGGGCTGGCGATCACAACGGCCTGGCGCAGAAGGCCGAAGTGGAATTCGACTGA